The segment GCCCTCCGCCGGGCGCTGGAGCTGGTGAGCGCCCGCCGCGGCAGACCCTTCACCCTGGCCGACATTCCCGCCGAAGACCCGCAGGTGTATGACATGATCCAGCGCGCCGACACCATGGGCGTGTTCCAGATCGAATCGCGGGCGCAGATGGCCATGCTGCCGCGCATGAAACCGCGCTGCTTCTACGACCTGGTGATCGAGGTGGCCATCGTGCGGCCGGGGCCCATCCAGGGCGGCATGGTGCATCCCTATCTGCGCCGGCGGCAGGGGCTGGAGCCGGTGAGCTATCCTTCCGAGGCAGTGCAATCGGTGCTGGAGCGCACGCTCGGCGTGCCCATTTTTCAGGAGCAGGTGATGCAGATCGCCATGGTCGCCGCAGGCTTCACCCCCGGCGAGGCGGATCAGCTGCGCCGCTCCATGGCCGCCTGGCGTAGGCGGGGTGGCCTCAAACATTTCGAGCAGCGCCTGATTTCCGGCATGCGTGCGCGCGGCTACACGGAAGATTTCGCGCGCCAGATTTTTCAGCAGATCCTGGGCTTCGGCGAATACGGCTTTCCCGAATCCCACGCGGCGAGCTTCGCCCTTCTGGTGTATGTCTCCGCCTGGCTCAAATGCCATGAACCTGCGGCCTTCACCTGCGCCCTGCTCAACAGCCAGCCCATGGGCTTTTATGCACCCGCGCAGCTCGTGCAGGATGCGCGGCGGCACGGTGTGGAGGTGCGGCCGGTGGATGTGATGGCGAGCGGCTGGGAGTGTTCCCTGGAACCTCCAACCCCTTCGCCGGGAAAGCCCCCCGCCCTGCGGCTGGGGCTTTGTCTCGTCAAAGGGTTCTCCCGCGAGGGGGGGGAGCGGCTCATGCGGGCGCGTGCCCTCGCCCCTTTCACCAGTATCGAGGACCTGGCCCGGCGGGCGGCGCTCGATCGGCGTGATCTCAAGGCGCTGGCGGCGGCCGGCGCCCTGGATTCCCTCGCCGGTCATCGTCACACCGCCCATTGGGAAGTGGCCGGCATCGGGGACCGACCGCCCCTCTTTCAGCCGGTGGAAACGGCGGAGGAGAAGGTGGCATTGCCCGCGCCCACCGAGGCCGAGAACCTGGTGGCCGATTATGCGAGCCTGGGATTCACCCTGGGGCGTCATCCCCTCGCCCTGTTGCGGGATGCCTTCCGCAGGCGGCGTATGCTCACCGCGGAGGAAATCCGCCGCCTGCCCCACGGCAGATGGGCTCGCGCCGTGGGGCTGGTCATCAACCGTCAGCGGCCGGATACCGCCAGCGGCGTGATCTTCATGACCCTGGAAGATGAGACCGGCTACGTGAACGTGGTGGTGTGGCGTCAACTCGCCGAACGCCAGCGGCGCGAGCTGCTGCACGCAAGCCTGCTGGGTGTCTTTGGGCGCCTGGAACGGCAGGCGGAGGTGGTCCACCTCATCGCCCAACATCTGGTGGACTACAGCGCACTGCTGGGGCAACTGGAGGCCAGGTCGCGGGATTTTCGTTGAGGGGGATCTTCGCTCTTTCCCGTCTCCCGCCACCCGTCCGGGTAAAATGCGCCGATGCTTGCGCTGCGCATTCTCTCCATCGTCTTCCCCGTCTTCGCCATCATCGGCATCGGCTGGTGGTATGGGCGCCTCAAGCGGCCGGACATCCAGGTCACCAACCAGATCAGCATGGACGTGCTGGTGCCGGCGCTGGTGTTCGCCGCGCTGGCGTCCAAATCCTTCGATTTGGCGCATTACTGGCCCTTGGCGGCTGCCGGTGCGGCGGTGATCCTCGGCTCGGGGCTCCTGGCGTGGCCGGTGGCACGCCTTGCCGGGGTGGAGGCGAAGACCTTCGTGCCGCCCATGATGTTCAACAACTCCGGTAACATGGGCATCCCGCTCATCGTGCTGGCCTTCGGCGAGGCGGCATTGCCGGCGGCGATTGTCCTCTTCCTCACCGAGATGGTGCTGCATTTCTCCCTCGGCCCCTATCTGCTCGCCCATCGCATGGGTCTGGTTGAGCTCATGAAAACGCCGGTGATGATCGCCACCCTCCTCGGTATGGCGGTGAGTTTCTCCGGACAGGCGCTGTGGCCGCCCTTCTACACGGCGATCAGGATGCTGGGGGATGCCTCCATTCCCATGCTCCTCTTCAGCCTGGGGGTGCGCCTCAATCAGGTTTCCTTCAGGGATTGGCGCATCGGTGCCTTGAGCGGGCTCATGGCGCCGGCAACGGGGTTGATGATGGTCCTTGTCATCGATGCACTGGTGCCGCTTTCGTCGCGGGAGCGGGCGATTCTCCTCGTCTTCGGCGCGCTGCCGCCCGCCGTGCTCAACTATCTGATGGCGGAGCAATATGGCCAGGAGCCGGAAAAGGTGGCCTCCATCGTCCTGCTGGGAAACCTGGCGTCACTGGCGGTCATGCCGGTAGTATTGGCTTTTGCCCTCACCTGATCCCATGAGCCTCAAGCTTCCCGCCAACAATACGGACGTGCCGGCCGCCTATGTCGGCGCCTGGCGCAAACAGACACCGGATACCCGCAGCCTCTGGCTGCAGACGACGCGCCTGCACGCCATGGTGGACATTCCGGCGAGTCGGCCGGATTTCTCCGCGCGCCGGGGCTTTGCCGACTTGAGCGATGATGAGCTCATGATCCTCGCCCATCAGGGTGGGGTGGCGGGAGCGTGCATTGCCGCCGGGGATGTCCTCCATCGCCGCCGCCAGGTGGATTATTGTCCCCAACGGGGGCAGCCTTTTCTGCGGCGGCTGCGCGTGGAGGAAGGGGGGCTGCGGGAATTCTGTCTCGATGGGCGGGAGACGGCGCGCTGGGAGCGGCTGGCCGGCGCCGAGGGCGGCGTGCTGGCGCTGCGTTTCCACGATGTGCAGGTGGGGGTGGCGGGTGGGGATGAATGCCGCGGCTATCTGCTCCGCGTCGGTCCCTATTTCGCCTATGTGCGGGACCGTTACGGCACCACCCAGCGGGCGGAGAGTCTCGCCCTTCTCGCCGAGCTCAAGGGTTTCACCCGGGAGCAGCTCATCGCCGTGCTGGATTTCGACCTTTCCTTCGGCCGCCGCGATGAGGCGGGCCGATGGATCATCGAGCTTTCCACCCTGCCGTGGCGCGAGGGCCGGCCCTTCCTCGACGATGCGCAGGTGGCGCGCATTCTGGCTTTCGCCGACCGCGGCCCGGAAAAAATCCAGCGCGGCGGGCGCCTGTTCTTGCGCTACTGGAAACTGGACGAGTGTTCTAACGGTCAAGACGGCGGGAAAGCCGCGTAAAGCGCCGCGCGAAAGCCGGATCCTCCGGCCGCCGGCTGACCAGCAACCGGGCAAGGCGCAGCGCCTCGGGGAGGTTGCGGCTGATGTGTTCGTGGTATTTGGCAAGCGCCTCCATGGCGGGCAGACAACCCCCCGCGGCAAGCTTTTCCCAGATGGCCACCGCTTTCTCCCATTCGCCCCGTCGGCGGTGCAATTGCGAAAGTTCCATGAGCCCCGACACCGTCAGCGCCTCGCGGCGCCGGGCCAGATGGGCGTGGGCTGTGTCCTCCTCGCCCCGGCGGCGGAAGGCACGGGCGATGGCGAGCACATCCGCCTCGGCATGATCGGGATGCTGAAAAAGGGCGGCAAGCCGCGCTGCCAAGGCGGCAAGGCTCATCAGGTCCCAGCGGTTGTGTTGCACGATGGCCGGCACCCGGGCGAAATCCCCGCGGCGCACGAAATCGAACCACACTTGGGGCACGAGCGCACCCGGCAGATCGTCTTTGCGGTAAAAGCCCAGCAGCCGCTGCTCCGCCGTCTGCAGGCGGCAGTCCGGCCAGGTGCGCGCGAATGCGGTGCGCGTGGGGTGGAGCAAGTCCAGATGATTCAGCCGCGAGAAGGGGTCGGCGCGGCGCGCCAGGCGGTAACGGGTGGCAAGCAGGGGAACGTCGAAGGCCTTGCCGTTGAAGCTCACGAGCTGCGCTGCCTTTTCACCAAAGCGCCGCGCGGCCTCCAGCATGGCTGCCTCGCCCGTGAAGCCGGTGAGGAAGAACTGGCACAGGCGCAGGGTATTGCCCTCGATGCGGGCCAGGCCCAGAAGGAAGGGCAGCGTGCCGGTGCCACCGGCAAGCCCCGTGGTCTCGGTATCGAGAAAGAGAAGTGCCTCCGGCTCGACCCTGTCGCCCCCGATCACAGCCAGCGGCGCCTTGAGCATTTCGTCGAGGGTGATGTCCCCATGGACGAAGTTTAAGGGGAAGGTGCGTTCGATGAGAATGAGCCCGCGCTCGATGACTTCGCCGCCCAATTTCTCGGCCACTTCCGCCTCGTTCAGGGGCGAAGGCCGCCGCTCGTGCCGCGCCAGGCGTTCGGCGAGGGTGGGCTGCGAGGGGGAAGCGGCGAAGCCTCTCTGGCCCTGCAACTTCTTTAGGCGCTCACGCAGGTTCATGGAGCAAAGCCTTGCGGTCGCATCATCGTCCCCGCATCAGGGCAGGGGAAACGCCCCGCATCACCGTCCTTCCTCCGCCAACAGCGCCAGCACTTGGGCGGCCGCCTGTTTGGGGGAATACCCCCGCACCTCGTCGCTGGCGAGAATGGGGCCGATGCAGGAGGGGCAGCCGGAGGTGCAGCCGCAGGCCGCGACCAGCTCCCGGGCGCGGTGGATCACCTCCCGGCGGAAATCGAATAGCGGGGCCGACAGGCCGATGCCGCCGGGATAGTTGTCGTAGAGGAAGACGGTGGGCCGGAATTCCCGGCCCAGGCTGTCGGGGTCGAGCTCGCCTCCACTGTGGCTTTGGGGCACTCCCCGGCCATCCGGGCCCACGGTGGCGAACCAGGTGCTGCCGGCATCCCCCACGGCGCGGCCCAGGTCCCGCGGTTCGGCCATGGTGAGCAGGGCGGCCACGTGGTGCATCGCATAGGCCGCACCGAGGAAGCCATCCAGCGCCTGCCAGCGGTGGGCAAAGCCTTTCGCCAGGCACTCGGGATCGAGCGTCCACCACACCGCCGTCGTGTGCATTTCCTGGTCGGGGAGATTGACGTTGCCATAGCCCACGTTCTCGTGGGTGTAGTAGCGGATTTTTTTGTAGCCCGCCACGCGCCGCACCAGATGCACTTCCCCCCGCGCGGCGCTGCCGGCTTTCTCGAAGGTGTCCAGGATTTTCAGGCGGGTGTAGTCGATGGCGTCGGTGTAGTAATCGGCGCGGGTGCGGCGGACGAAGGCCTTGCGCCCCTGCCAGTCCAGGCGTTCCACCTGATAGGGCACGGCCTGCACCATGTAGATCGCGCCTTCGAAGAGGGTGAGGGGGGCGGAGGTGTAGTCCACTTCGGCGATCACCTCCTGTCGGCCTTCGCTTAAGTCCACGACGACGAAATTGCCCTCCGCCACGCTGCGCAGGGAAACGGTGTTGGCCGGATAGCTGTCCGCCATCCAGTGCCACTGGCTGCCTTCACGGTGCAGCACACCCTGCTCCTCCAGCCAGGCGAGGAGGTCTTCCAGCTTTTCCCTGCCGAAGCGCTCGCCCACCACGAAGGGTAGTTCGAAGGCGGCGCAGCGCACGTGATCCATGAGGATGAGCAGGGAATCGGGGTCGATGCGCCCATGTTCCGGTGACTGACCGAAAAAGAATTCCGGGTGCCGCACCACGTACTGGTCGAGGGGATCGCTTCCCGCCACCAGCACGCCAAGGGCGGTGCGCTGACGCCGTCCGGCCCGGCCCAGACGCTGCCAGGTGGCGGCGATGGTGCCGGGATAGCCATTGAGCACACACACATCGAGGGCGCCGATGTCCACGCCCAGTTCCAGCGCCGAGGTGGCGATGACGCAATCGAGACGGCCGGCGCGGAGGTCTTTTTCCGCGGCGCGGCGCTCCAGCGGCAGGTAGCCGCCGCGGTAGGCCGCCACCCGCGGTGGACGCCGCGGATCGCGGTCGAAGACGTCCTTCAGGTATTTGGTGAGCACCTCCACCAATAGCCTGGAATTGGCGAAAACGATGGTCTTGAAACCTGCCTTCACCGCCAGCCGCGCCAGCCGCGTGCTCTGGGAACGGCTGGAAGCGCGCAAGCCCAGATCCGCATTGATCACCGGCGGGTTCCACAACAGGATGTGTTTCTCCCCCTGGGGCGCACCGCTTTCCGCCACCAGGGTCACCGGTGCCCCGATCAGGGCCTCCGCCAGTTCCTGGGGATTGGCAAGGGTGGCGGAGGTAAGGATGAACACCGGCTCTGCGCCGTAGAAACGGCAGACGCGCCACAAACGGCGGATTACATTGGCCACGTGGGAGCCGAACACGCCGCGGTAGAGGTGCATCTCGTCGATCACCACGTATTTGAGGCTTTCGAAGAACTGGGCCCATTTGGTGTGGTGGGGCAGGATGCCCTGGTGCAGCATGTCCGGGTTGGTGACCACGATGTCGCCGCGGGTGCGCACCGCCTTGCGCGCGTCGGCCGGGGTGTCGCCGTCGAAGGTGTAGGCGCGCACGCCCAGGTTGCCGGCGGCGTTGAGTTCCAGAAGCTCGGCCACCTGATCCTGGGCCAGCGCCTTGGTGGGGAATACATAAAGTGCCTTCGCCCCCGTCTTCAGCGCCGCATCCAGCACCGGCAGGTTGTAGCAGAGGCTCTTGCCGGAGGCGGTGGGGGTCACCACCACCGTGTGGCGGCCGGCGGTGACGTGATCCCAGGCCTGCCGCTGGTGGCTGTAGAGCTTTTCGATGGACCGCGCCGCAAGCGCCGCGGCCAGGGGCGGGGCGAGGGTTTCGGGAAAATCGGCATGACGGGCGGGCTGCGCCGGAAGGTGCAGGTGGCCGGTGATGCGGTCGCGGTATTTGCGCAGCAGGCCGGCCACGAACCGATCCATGTCGGCATCCCCTCGTGGCGCGGGGCGGGCATCCTTTTCGGCAGAAGGCGGCATGGTGTGCAGGCTTTTGGCAGTGACCTGCTCAGTATATCGAACGATCGTTCACACCAGAAGCGAGAGGACGAGTGCCCCAGTGGGCAGTGAAGAGGATTTTCCCTTTGACAAGGTGGGCCCGGCTCATCGCCGGGACGGGGAATCAGTCGGCCACAGGGAAGGAAGCAGTCCCCGCCTCTGCGGTCGCCTGGGCGGCGACCCGCAGGAGTTGGGCGAAGCCGGGCCGGCTGAGGGGGGCCTCCAGTTGGGCGGTGCCAAGGGCAATTTTCAGGGGGATGGCTTCGCCCTTGACCTGGACGGGCTCCCGCAACAGGGCTTCGCGGATTTGCTGCGCGCGCTGGGCGGCCACCTCCGGCGGGCAGCGGCGCATGAGGAGGAGAAACTCGTTGCAGCCGTAGCGGACGAGGAAATCCTGGGGCCGGGCGGCGCGCTCAAGGCGCTGGGCCACCGTGGCCAGCACCGCGTCCTGGGCTTCGGGGCCGAGCCAGGCTTCCAGGGTGTTGAGGTCTTCGAGGCGGAACAGCAAGAGTTGCATGGGGGAATAACTGTCGGGGGCGGCGCGTTCCCAGTGCGCCAGCCGCCGCCAGAGGGCGCGCCGGTTGCCAAGCCCCGTGACCTGATCGGTAAAGGCGCGGGTGGCGAGCGCTTCATTGGCGACCGCGAGGTTGCGGCTGGCTTCCTCCAGCCGCTGCCGCAGCTCTTCGCTGTGGGCGAGCTGTTGAGCAAGGCGCGCCTCCACCTGCCGGGCAAGCCGCGCCAACCCCTGCTGCAGGGCATGCACCTCGGCGGGAGCCCAGGCGGGCAGGGTGGCGAGCTTATGCCGGCATGCCTCGGGGTTTTCTGCCCGCATCGCTTCCTCCACCACGGTGAGGCTGCGCTTGAGCAATGCCGAGAGGCCCCAGGCGGCAAGCGCGCCCCCCGTGGCGGCGGCAAGGGCGAGCCCCAGCCAGAGGGGCAGCGCGCCAGCCGAGGCCAGGCCCGGAAACCCCACCGCGAAGGGGATCAGGGGCAGCAGGAGGCCGGCGAGGAAGGCGGCAAGGAAAAGCTCACGCAGCGTGGGGGGGCGGAACATGGCCAGCAGGCGGAGGAGACCTGCGGTGGCCGCTGCAAGAACAATGCCCGCCTGCCGAAGGCCGTCCAAGGCCGTCTGTCCGTGGTGGGGCGCGGCGTGGGTGTCACCGGGATGACGGCCTGCGTCGAAGCCTCGACGGCTTCAGGGCTCCCGGACGAAACGCAGGAAGTAGTTGTCCCGCAACAGGGGCCGGTCCTCCACCAGACGAAAGCCGGCGGCGGTGACCTCCGCGATCACGGTCTCCTTGCCGGCGCGCACGTGGTCCAGCACCCAGCGGGAGCTTGTGCCGGGAATGCGCTGGAAATCTACGATCACCAGGCTGCCGCCGGGGCGCAGCGCCCGGTGGAGCGAGGCCAGCATGGCCTGCGGCGCCTCGAAGTGGTGGTAGGTATCGCAGACGAAGGCAAGATCGATGGAGGCGGGGGCAAGCCCGCTGTCCTCCTGAGTGTTCACCACACCCCTGATGTTGCCAAGCCCCGCCTCGCGCGCCCGGCGCAGGATGGCTTCGACGAAGGGACGGGAGATGTCCACCGCATAGACGGACCCCGGATTCACACGCCTGGCGAAAAGCAGGGTGAACAGTCCCGTGCCCGCGCC is part of the Burkholderiales bacterium genome and harbors:
- a CDS encoding DEAD/DEAH box helicase — translated: MDRFVAGLLRKYRDRITGHLHLPAQPARHADFPETLAPPLAAALAARSIEKLYSHQRQAWDHVTAGRHTVVVTPTASGKSLCYNLPVLDAALKTGAKALYVFPTKALAQDQVAELLELNAAGNLGVRAYTFDGDTPADARKAVRTRGDIVVTNPDMLHQGILPHHTKWAQFFESLKYVVIDEMHLYRGVFGSHVANVIRRLWRVCRFYGAEPVFILTSATLANPQELAEALIGAPVTLVAESGAPQGEKHILLWNPPVINADLGLRASSRSQSTRLARLAVKAGFKTIVFANSRLLVEVLTKYLKDVFDRDPRRPPRVAAYRGGYLPLERRAAEKDLRAGRLDCVIATSALELGVDIGALDVCVLNGYPGTIAATWQRLGRAGRRQRTALGVLVAGSDPLDQYVVRHPEFFFGQSPEHGRIDPDSLLILMDHVRCAAFELPFVVGERFGREKLEDLLAWLEEQGVLHREGSQWHWMADSYPANTVSLRSVAEGNFVVVDLSEGRQEVIAEVDYTSAPLTLFEGAIYMVQAVPYQVERLDWQGRKAFVRRTRADYYTDAIDYTRLKILDTFEKAGSAARGEVHLVRRVAGYKKIRYYTHENVGYGNVNLPDQEMHTTAVWWTLDPECLAKGFAHRWQALDGFLGAAYAMHHVAALLTMAEPRDLGRAVGDAGSTWFATVGPDGRGVPQSHSGGELDPDSLGREFRPTVFLYDNYPGGIGLSAPLFDFRREVIHRARELVAACGCTSGCPSCIGPILASDEVRGYSPKQAAAQVLALLAEEGR
- a CDS encoding AEC family transporter, with the protein product MLALRILSIVFPVFAIIGIGWWYGRLKRPDIQVTNQISMDVLVPALVFAALASKSFDLAHYWPLAAAGAAVILGSGLLAWPVARLAGVEAKTFVPPMMFNNSGNMGIPLIVLAFGEAALPAAIVLFLTEMVLHFSLGPYLLAHRMGLVELMKTPVMIATLLGMAVSFSGQALWPPFYTAIRMLGDASIPMLLFSLGVRLNQVSFRDWRIGALSGLMAPATGLMMVLVIDALVPLSSRERAILLVFGALPPAVLNYLMAEQYGQEPEKVASIVLLGNLASLAVMPVVLAFALT
- a CDS encoding GGDEF domain-containing protein translates to MDGLRQAGIVLAAATAGLLRLLAMFRPPTLRELFLAAFLAGLLLPLIPFAVGFPGLASAGALPLWLGLALAAATGGALAAWGLSALLKRSLTVVEEAMRAENPEACRHKLATLPAWAPAEVHALQQGLARLARQVEARLAQQLAHSEELRQRLEEASRNLAVANEALATRAFTDQVTGLGNRRALWRRLAHWERAAPDSYSPMQLLLFRLEDLNTLEAWLGPEAQDAVLATVAQRLERAARPQDFLVRYGCNEFLLLMRRCPPEVAAQRAQQIREALLREPVQVKGEAIPLKIALGTAQLEAPLSRPGFAQLLRVAAQATAEAGTASFPVAD
- a CDS encoding error-prone DNA polymerase; translated protein: MRPRPLPVLREVPVLYVYEVLVVGPPERDEGRPALAPAHHGLTDAVAYIHDVARGDGFPYVAGEEPVERHVQPHQRVRPRRYPAGVPEKVRKLVAHELALIRELQYEPYFLTVHDIVRFARSRGILCQGRGSAANSAVCYALGITEVDPARMEMLFERFLSRERNEPPDIDVDFEHERREEVIQYLYAKYGRERAALAAAVISYRPKSALRDVGRALGLDPDQVDRLARSVAWWDGRQVLPERLREAGFDPDHPRLRQLMKLVNELVGFPRHLSQHVGGFVISRGPLSRLVPIENAAMPGRTVIQWDKDDLDALGLLKIDVLALGMLSALRRALELVSARRGRPFTLADIPAEDPQVYDMIQRADTMGVFQIESRAQMAMLPRMKPRCFYDLVIEVAIVRPGPIQGGMVHPYLRRRQGLEPVSYPSEAVQSVLERTLGVPIFQEQVMQIAMVAAGFTPGEADQLRRSMAAWRRRGGLKHFEQRLISGMRARGYTEDFARQIFQQILGFGEYGFPESHAASFALLVYVSAWLKCHEPAAFTCALLNSQPMGFYAPAQLVQDARRHGVEVRPVDVMASGWECSLEPPTPSPGKPPALRLGLCLVKGFSREGGERLMRARALAPFTSIEDLARRAALDRRDLKALAAAGALDSLAGHRHTAHWEVAGIGDRPPLFQPVETAEEKVALPAPTEAENLVADYASLGFTLGRHPLALLRDAFRRRRMLTAEEIRRLPHGRWARAVGLVINRQRPDTASGVIFMTLEDETGYVNVVVWRQLAERQRRELLHASLLGVFGRLERQAEVVHLIAQHLVDYSALLGQLEARSRDFR
- a CDS encoding ribonuclease H-like domain-containing protein — protein: MNLRERLKKLQGQRGFAASPSQPTLAERLARHERRPSPLNEAEVAEKLGGEVIERGLILIERTFPLNFVHGDITLDEMLKAPLAVIGGDRVEPEALLFLDTETTGLAGGTGTLPFLLGLARIEGNTLRLCQFFLTGFTGEAAMLEAARRFGEKAAQLVSFNGKAFDVPLLATRYRLARRADPFSRLNHLDLLHPTRTAFARTWPDCRLQTAEQRLLGFYRKDDLPGALVPQVWFDFVRRGDFARVPAIVQHNRWDLMSLAALAARLAALFQHPDHAEADVLAIARAFRRRGEEDTAHAHLARRREALTVSGLMELSQLHRRRGEWEKAVAIWEKLAAGGCLPAMEALAKYHEHISRNLPEALRLARLLVSRRPEDPAFARRFTRLSRRLDR
- a CDS encoding class I SAM-dependent methyltransferase, yielding MARLIRPLARIVLAFLLLTAASAWATGADPAINAPFRDPDFREWVERFEREGREVYDRRHAIVEATGVKPGMAVADVGAGTGLFTLLFARRVNPGSVYAVDISRPFVEAILRRAREAGLGNIRGVVNTQEDSGLAPASIDLAFVCDTYHHFEAPQAMLASLHRALRPGGSLVIVDFQRIPGTSSRWVLDHVRAGKETVIAEVTAAGFRLVEDRPLLRDNYFLRFVREP